The genome window tttctcgtccattgcagcgcctttgaccaggttgacccagaagggtgctccattcaggtggtcggataagtgtgaggagagctttcagaagctcaagactaccttgaccacagctcaagttctaattttgccttcaacatcaggttcttatacagtgtattatgatgcttctgggattggtattgggtgtgtcttgatacaggagggtagagtgaatgcttatgcttcacgacagttgaagcctcatgagaagaactaccccgttcatgatttagagttggcagctatcgtttatgcattgaagatttggaggcattatctatgtggtgtgtcttgtgagtatttacagatcattggagtcttcagcacttgttcaagcaaaaggatctaaatttgaggcacatttcgggaaggccaatatagtggcagatgccttgagtagaaagacagtgagtatgggtagccttgcatatattcttgtTGGTGAAAGACTGCTTGCataagatgttcaggccttggcaaaTCAGTtagtgaggttagatatttcggagcctagtccgGTTCTAGCTTGCATAATTTCTAGgatttctttatatgatcgcataagagagcgttagtatgatgacccatatctgcttgtccttatggacacgtttcagcacggtgatgccaatgaggtttctattggagatgatggggtgttgcggaagCATGATCGGATTTGTTTGccaaatgtggatgggttacgtgagttgattcttgagaaggcccatagttcgcgatattccattcatccgagtgctgcgaagatgtatcagaacttaaggcaatactattggtggaggagaaaaATATCATGGAGTTTGTAGGTCAGTGCttgaattgtcaataggtgaagtacaagcatcagagacctggcggtttacttcagagacttgagattcctgagtggaaatggaagcgtatcaccatggacttcgtagttgggctcccatggactttgaagaaatttgatgttaTATCGGtaattgtggaccggttgactaagtatgcgcacttcattccagttgggactacctattcttcggagcggttggctgagatctatatccgcgagattgttctccTTCACGATGTGGcgatgtccattatttcagatcggggcgcGCATTTCACATtgcaattttggagagcagtgcagtgacAGTTAGGTACACGAATTGagtttagtacaacatttcacccttagacgaaaagacagtccgagcgcaccatttagatattggaggatatgttacgcgattgtgtcatggatttcgggggttcttggaatCAGTATCTACCGCTtgcagaatttgcctacaacaacaactatcaatcgagtattcagatcgctccgtatgaggccttgtatgggaggcgatgtcggtctccggttggttggtttgagctgggcgaggctaagctattgggtactgacttggttcatgatgctctggaaaaggttaagttgattcaggatcggcttcgcactgcatagtctagacagaagagttacaccgaTCGAAAGATTCTTGATGTTGCCTATATGGTGGGAGAGAATAtattgctcagagtttcacccatgaagggtattatgaggttcaggaagaagggcaagttgaaccctcggtatattggcccttttgaggtgcttgcattgccacctagtctatcgagtgttcacccACTATTtaatgtttccatgctccagaagtatttcGGTGATTCTtctcatattttggacttcaacacggttcagttagatggggatttgacttatgatgtggagccggtgaccattttggatcggcaggttcgaaaggtgagatcaaagaatataacttcagtgaaagtacaatggagaggtcagccagtcgaggaggctacttgggagactgagcgggagatgtggaacatctatccacacctatttgaggctccaagtatgattctagccccgttcgagggcgaacgtttgtttaagaaggggagaatataacgagtCGCCCGGTCATTTTGATTATTGTagctcgttcccctatttattacttattttatgttcatttattgttatgtgacttgcagggtggttggtttggttccgggtatatttcagaatgaattagaacacttagtcccaaggttggaagcctaagttgaaagagttgaccggatattgacttatgtgtaaatgattgcgaaatagagttttgatggttcagatagctccgtatgataattttggacttaggagtgtgtcctgatattgatttgggggtcctagatcattttggcttgaattgacgaaagttggaaagatAAGAAATTTGATCACGAGTTAACTTTGTTATTAATGGgcttggattttggttccggaagttggaataggtacgttgtgtcatttatgactagtgtgcaaaatttgaggttaatcagagttgatttggtgtgtttctcattggttttagaagttggaagttcaatagttcattaggcttgaattagggtgcagTTTTGtattttcgatgttgtttgatatgatttgagggttcgactaagttcgtttgATGTTTTAAGATGTATTAGTATGTGTGgatgaggtctcgggggcctcgggtgagattcaGATTGATTGCGGATTGACTTTGGCCTTGTAGAGTTGCTGAATTGCTGGTGtctagtttccttatacgcgttcgcgagagaggtctcgcgttcACGATGTGTATCTCGGTGACTGGTGAAGTCTGTTCTTCGCTTTCGCAAGAAGAATGATGCGTTCGCGATGGTCTTGAGGGTCtgggcttcgcgatcgcgagatgGGACTCACGTTCGCTTAGAAGGATGAGGCATGTGGGGCACCAGACATgtaagccttcgtgttcgcgagagatGGGTCGCGTTCACGTAGGGATTGGTTCAGTGGTCATCGTGTTTGCGAGGAAGGTCTCGCATTTGCGTAAAAGGAATTTGGCACCTGaggattttgtgcttcgcgaacatgaGGCACTTtccacattcgcgaagaagggcaactgggtagtagtatattatttccaaatcgagggttttgtttaatttttcatcttttgagccaGAGACCTTagttttgggcgattcttgaagagattttcaaggagttgattggggtaagtgattctaactcggatttgattaatatacatgaatctatcattgtttttactatttaattagtgttttggttTGGAAAATCTGAGGAAATTTGTGAAAAACTTcataagctatattttgaggatttgaaaggcgatttgagattggaattgaataatttttatatgattcgactcgttattgaatgattgttcggattttgtgaattttattgggtttcgagatgtgggcctagggttgactttttgactttggttaaagaacttagctttatcgtatggaatcgattcctattgcttatattgattgtattaagttgtttgtggctagattcgagtcgttcggaagccgattcacgaggcaagggcttgttggagttacgatttgcgcggtttgaggtaagtaacacttttaaacttggcactgagggtatgaatcccgaatttcgtgttatatggttgatgttgaggtgacgcacatgctaggtgattggcatgtgggcgtgcaccgcagtaattgtgactcggttgatttTGTGATACTGTATAGTTATCAAATCTTATTGCTATTCATGTAatccctacgtgttagagtaattgagctgcgatccatgttagaaatcatgtttaggctatatgcttattttgttgggacttactgaggtcatttttgctgttaggttatttgcttaaattgcaattatgtactcagttacattcatcatttgtatatcatatctcagtctctgttatcatttattgttacatcatgatatccttgtttgggctgattggcatgagatttgtgagcccaagagattggagagattgatgattgagttggggcctgaggggccggtttgtgagtgatatttatgggaacgggttgcgcgccgcagcagGATTTATtgacatatttatgggatcggactgcacgccgcatcatgccATGTTAGCTTATATTAGCACTTAGACAGGAtccgcctctccggagtctgacataccagcagtgagcgcatataccgttgagtgctgagtgcctgagtgattgagagtgctgagcgattgagtgtgctgagtgattgagcgtgctgagtgatattgagtactctaagagtgtgagtacatgagtttattaCTGTGTTGCATTACATGtaacatgcatatttgacatgtagacatagagacgTAACATTCCTTATGCTGGCTATACTTGGGATATTTTATCAGTATTGACcttaaattgttgaacttgagagcatgtctAAATTTTTGTACTGTGTACGAATTGATTATGGGAATTCTCCGAGTTATTACTGTCATGTATtgttattatctggatttggactgtgtctttctgagctcgtcactgctttcaacccaaggttagtcctgttacttattgagtacactgggtcggttgtactcatactacactccgtaattcttgtgcagatccaggtacatctggacccGGTGGTTGCTAGACTCGGAGCAGTATCTGCTAgaagactattgaggtagctgttTTGTCgcccgcagacctcgactctccttcttttcagttttattttgtactgttctatctttcaaacagttgtattagAGATTTAGACTGTGTTGACACTAATCaatagctcatgtactcggtgacacccgaattttgggaATTTTCTGGTTGAGTCGCAGTTGTTCttatcagttatttatgagatttttcactATTAAACTTATTACATCATGCTTTTAATTTAAAATGCGTAATTATTTTGtgattgtcgacttgcctagtaatGTGATAGGCGCTATCATGATATATTGAGACTTGGCCGGGATACTTGCTTTTCTACTTTACCATTGATAATAGATAACGAGAGGATGTATAGTATAGTTTCTTTTTATCATATAAAAAATAAGGTTCAATGTATATTTGTGAACCTAATGTTAATCCTATATGTATAGAATATTTAAAAATACCATATTTGTAGAATCAAATAAAGTGTTGATATTAacggaataataataatatttttactttataacATGTTAGATATACTTAGCATTATTGGAAAATTACGCTATTACTTTTATCATTTTCTATCAACACATAGGTAATATTACATAATAAATGGTAAGAATAAGTTGTAGTATTAATTTTACATACAACAaaaatgaatattttttttttgtaaattaggGAACCCGTAGTCCCTAACTTTCGGGTGCGCTCTAGGTAAACTCCGTTCTAATGCAATAGCTCGCAAACCACATTAAAAAGGTAAATCGTAATAGACAAGCTCCGTGCTACGATCTCGACCGAAAAATCATATGAATATTAGTCTTTGTTTGTGGAAGAATTATATTACAACAATACGTACTAAAATAGATTACCCATAAATATACATAATTTCTTCCAAATTACGTTGGTAATTTCATCTTCTTTTAAATGCTAAAAAAACAAAGTCTTCTCTTGGTTTTGGATCCCACCAAATATCCAGATCTAACGCATTTGGGGTTAATATCGTCATTTCACAATCACCCTCCTGTAAAACTCACGCCAAATTCTCCTTTCCCCATTTTCTTCCCACTTTCCATTCACCAAATTCCCCGCGCATCTCTCCTCCGCCGTGCACCACCATTCTCCGCCACCAGTTTCACCACCGCAGTCTCCATTCCACCGCCTCTCAAAATGACGAAACTACccatcctcctcctccttctaCTCTGCCTCTCCTCATTCACCGCCGGCGAAATAAAAAAACTCAAAATCCGATCTGATAACCGGCCCATGATCCTCTTCGAACGGTTCGGGTTCACACACACGGGTCAAACATCAATCTCCGTCTCCTCCGTCTCTGTCATCTCCACCGTAACATCGCCTGACGCTTGGCGTCTCGGATTCTTCCTCTTATCCGAAGAATCCCTAATTCAAGTCCTAATTGAGCTTCAACAAAACCCTAATTTCTGTGTCCTTGATTCAAATTACATTCAACGTCTTTTCACTTTTCGTGATCTTTCTCCTCCGCCTAATTCGTCGTTCGATCTAGCTTACCCTGTAACTTCACCTAATGAATACTCTCTGTTTTTTGCTAATTGTGCACCTGAATCGAAGGTGTCTATGGATGTACGTACTGAGCTTTATAATCTCGATGGCCGTGTTAAAGATTATCTCTCTGCAGGTTTTGTTCGATTACCCtctatgtatttttatttttttattttttggtcatTTTCTGTTTTTGGATATATACAGATGTATCTTATGTTTGAAGAGTAGGAAATCCATGCATTTGATGAGTTTCCACCGGATACCTGGTACCTTTCACTGGCACAGGTACCAGGTTAGTTTGTCTGCCAAGGCTTAAACAGATGGGAATCACCTTGATAGAAATGTCCTTTTTGTTTTGGTTTGGCGGAAATGTTTTCCAGGAAAATATATTCCTTATGGAATCGTTTTCCGGCATTTTACCTTGAATTGTAAGAACCAAATATTTTCCTTGAGGAGATCGTTCTTCATTGTTTATAACTTGAATTgtgaaaacaaaatatttttttcatgatGAAATTATTTTCGGTTGTTTGGTTACCTTGAATTGTGAAAACCCCCTTTTACAAGAGAAATAGTTTTCATTAACACAGGGAAAATGACTTGGGGAAAGTAATTTCTTCTTGCGGATATCCAAATCTTATTTCTTCTTGCGGATATCCAAATCTTACTTCATATTACTTGTTTCATCAATATTCAAAAGTATCACCAAAACATATCCTTCCGTCTTATTCTTGTACTATTAACATATGGTACTTTTATACCAACCAAACACTGGCAAATGACTTTACGAATAGTCCTTTATAATAAATGCATCTCTAGATAATGATACTTTTACTAACTAATCCTACTCAAATATAATGAATGCTACGCGGCAACCCACATTAGTGGAAATAACAGTGATTCAGCTACCCACTTTGTATTTTCCCTCTGCATATTCAACTAATCATAAATTTGCCCTATTTCTGCAGGTCTTACTCAGTTGCCCACGTTGTACTTTTTGTTTTCCTTGGCTTATTTTGGCTTTCTGGGCGTCTgggtgttggtatgtttgaagaATAAGAAATCTGTGCATAGGATTCATGGGCTTATGGCACTTTTGGTTGTAATGAAGGCGTTGAATTTGCTTTTTGCTGCTGAGGATAAGCATTATGTTAAAGTTACTGGGACTGCACATGGATGGGATGTGTTGTTCTACATTTTCCAGTCCATGCGTGTGGTTTTGCTTTTCACTGTTATTGTTTTGATCGGTACTGGGTGGTCGTTCTTGAAACCATTTTTGCAAGAGAGGGAGAAGAAGGTGCTGATGATTGTGATTCCGCTTCAGGTTTTGGCTAATGTGGCTTCGGTTGTGATTGGAGAAACAGGTCCTTTCATTAAGGATTGGGTGACTTGGAATCAGGTCTTTTTGATTGTTGATATTATCTGCTGCTGTGCTATTATTTTCCCCATTGTGTGGTCAATTAGGTCGTTGAGGGAGACTTCCAAGACCGATGGGAAGGCAGCAAGGAACTTGGCAAAGTTAACTCTTTTCAGGCAGTTTTATATTGTGGTGATTGGATACTTGTACTTCACAAGGATCGTGGTTTTTGCCTTGAGGACAATTTCAGCTTATAAGTATCAATGGGTGGCATATTCTGCGGAAGAAATAGTTAGCTTAGCTTTTTACATGGTGATGTTTTACATGTTTAGGCcagtggagaagaatgaatacTTTGTTCTTGATGATGAGGAAGAAGAGGCTGCAGCATTGGCCCTTCGGGATGAGGAGTTTGAGCTGTGATTTTGAGATCTGTGGCTGCTCTCTCCTGCCATTATACAGTTGTCAGCCTAACACTGCGAGTTTTATTTAAGTGATAGTAGGTTTACCGGGATGAATTACAGTTCACTTTTCTTTTTGGTAGCTTTGGAATCACAAAAGAGGCTTGTAATTTTGGATAATGAAATTCTGATGTAATGTAATTGTTATATAAACCTCATTTCATGTAAATAGTCCCTTATCATGATTTTGTTTCATCTGTCCCTTCTATTCTCTTTCCTTGCCTTCTCTTTCCACTAAGGAGTCAAGAACTGACATGAAGTTGTTAAGAAGTGCATGGTCTTCACACTAAAATTTAACTTAGCCATGCTTATCTTTTCAGGCTGTTGGCTTGGTGGCGGTAATTGTTTATTGTCCATCTCGTTATGTGTTTTTTGTTGTGTCTTATGTTGTTTGAATTAT of Nicotiana tomentosiformis chromosome 7, ASM39032v3, whole genome shotgun sequence contains these proteins:
- the LOC104094780 gene encoding protein CANDIDATE G-PROTEIN COUPLED RECEPTOR 7-like — encoded protein: MTKLPILLLLLLCLSSFTAGEIKKLKIRSDNRPMILFERFGFTHTGQTSISVSSVSVISTVTSPDAWRLGFFLLSEESLIQVLIELQQNPNFCVLDSNYIQRLFTFRDLSPPPNSSFDLAYPVTSPNEYSLFFANCAPESKVSMDVRTELYNLDGRVKDYLSAGLTQLPTLYFLFSLAYFGFLGVWVLVCLKNKKSVHRIHGLMALLVVMKALNLLFAAEDKHYVKVTGTAHGWDVLFYIFQSMRVVLLFTVIVLIGTGWSFLKPFLQEREKKVLMIVIPLQVLANVASVVIGETGPFIKDWVTWNQVFLIVDIICCCAIIFPIVWSIRSLRETSKTDGKAARNLAKLTLFRQFYIVVIGYLYFTRIVVFALRTISAYKYQWVAYSAEEIVSLAFYMVMFYMFRPVEKNEYFVLDDEEEEAAALALRDEEFEL